Proteins encoded together in one Amblyraja radiata isolate CabotCenter1 chromosome 11, sAmbRad1.1.pri, whole genome shotgun sequence window:
- the LOC116978235 gene encoding cyclin-G1-like — MIGIETEGARVEVVAAVNQLNRHLEQEPKYQPRISGLKAIESAHENGIRMTVRLRDLEIKDLLSLSQFFGFSTDTFVLAVSLLDRFLGLMKVQPKHLCCVGLCCMYLAVKSVEEVRTIPRVSELIGISQCRFTVSDMKRMEDIILDKLHWRLKGPTALNFLRLFHELVQNCSTSDRKEILNLERLESQLKACSCRFIFSKTKGSVLALSILALEVQTQGLLEVNKTVESLRLHSKISDPDLFYWKELVAKCLAEYSSTACSRPSHKKLMWIVSRRTSRQLKSCHRITPLPTIPEAAACTEPET, encoded by the exons ATGATTGGAATTGAAACGGAAGGAGCACGGGTTGAAGTGGTGGCAGCGGTGAACCAGCTAAACAGGCATCTGGAACAAGAACCCAAGTATCAGCCCCGGATCAGCGGCTTGAAGGCCATTGAATCAGCACATGAAAATGGGATCCGAATGACCGTGCGACTGAGAGACCTTGAAATCAAGGATCTCCTCAGCCTCTCCCAGTTCTTTGGCTTCAGCACCGATACCTTTGTCTTGGCCGTATCACTGCTTGACCGATTCCTGGGTCTAATGAAG GTCCAGCCGAAACACTTGTGTTGTGTTGGGCTGTGCTGTATGTACCTGGCTGTGAAGAGCGTCGAAGAGGTACGCACTATTCCACGGGTCAGCGAATTGATTGGAATCAGTCAGTGCAGATTCACGGTGTCGGATATGAAGAGGATGGAGGATATTATTCTGGACAAGCTGCACTGGAGGCTGAAGGGTCCGACTGCCTTGAACTTTCTGCGATTGTTCCACGAGCTTGTCCAGAACTGTTCCACATCTGACAG gaaggagatactgAATCTTGAGCGACTCGAATCCCAACTCAAAGCTTGTAGTTGTCGCTTTATCTTCTCCAAGACAAAA GGGTCTGTCTTGGCCCTGTCGATCCTGGCGCTGGAGGTCCAAACTCAAGGGTTGCTCGAAGTAAACAAGACTGTGGAGAGCCTGCGGCTTCACTCCAAA ATAAGCGATCCTGATTTATTCTACTGGAAGGAACTTGTTGCAAAGTGTTTAGCGGAGTATTCGTCAACCGCGTGCTCCAGGCCAAGTCACAAAAAACTGATGTGGATTGTTTCCAGGCGCACATCTAGGCAGCTTAAGAGTTGCCATCGTATTACTCCCCTCCCGACGATCCCTGAAGCCGCTGCTTGCACTGAGCCAG AAACTTAA